A window from Rhea pennata isolate bPtePen1 chromosome 1, bPtePen1.pri, whole genome shotgun sequence encodes these proteins:
- the ADAMTS1 gene encoding A disintegrin and metalloproteinase with thrombospondin motifs 1, whose amino-acid sequence MRTAGRPLPPLLPALLGLGLGLGLGLPPAPCAAAAARGALVVPRRLGAAGGKQLFRLEAFGERLTLELEPDSSFLAPDLTLQYLGGPPPSSPPPGDDLARCFYSGTVNGDPSSAAALSLCAGMRGAFYLRGREYLLQPAAAAPGRPRGAHLLRRRGTRRRGAARCAVAERGAEPPPAGAEPEEPAELAESRSRRKKRFVSSPRYVETMLVADQSMAEFHGSGLKHYLLTLLSVAAKLYKHPSIRNSISLVVVKIMVIYEERKGPDISSNAALTLRNFCSWQKQHNPPSDRHAEHYDTAILFTRQDLCGAKTCDTLGMADVGTVCDLNRSCSIIEDDGLQAAFTTAHELGHVFNMPHDDAKQCASINGISRDFHMMASMLSNLDRSQPWSPCSAYMITTFLDNGHGECLLDKPHKPIQLPSDLPGTLYDANRQCQFTFGDESKHCPDTASTCTTLWCTGTSGGLLVCQTKHFPWADGTSCGEGKWCMNGKCVNKTEKKHYDTPVHGGWGSWGPWGECSRSCGGGVQYSFRECDNPVPRNGGKYCEGKRVQYRSCNIEDCPDNNGKTFREEQCEKHNEFSKSPFGSGPAVEWTPKFAGVSPKDRCKLVCRAKGTGYFFVLQPKVVDGTPCSPDSTSVCVQGQCVKAGCDRMIGSSKKFDKCGICGGNGSTCKKVSGTLVRAKPGYHDVVTIPAGATNIEVKQRNHRGARHDGSFLAIKAADGTYILNGDYTLSTLEQDITYKGSVLRYSGSSAALERIRSFSPLKEPLTIQVLTVGDLPQPKIKFTYFVKKPVQPGSEKAPSKKKESFNAIREIISSEWVIEEWGECSKSCGSGWQRRSVECRDLRGQPAADCARELKPSDVRPCADVPCPQWQLGDWSPCSKTCGKGFKKRLLKCISYDGSVLPQESCEPSKKPKHLIDFCNVTDCS is encoded by the exons aTGAGGACCGCGgggcgcccgctgccgccgctgctgcccgcgctcctggggctggggctcggcctggggctggggctgccgccggcgccgtgcgcggccgcggccgcccgcggggcgctgGTGGTGCCGCGCCGCCtgggcgccgccggcgggaAGCAGCTCTTCCGCCTGGAGGCCTTCGGCGAGCGGCTCACGCTGGAGCTGGAGCCcgacagcagcttcctggcgCCGGACCTCACGCTGCAGTACCTGGGCGGCCCGCCGCCGtcctcgccgccgccgggcgaCGACCTGGCGCGCTGCTTTTACTCCGGCACCGTCAACGGCGACCCCagctccgccgccgcgctcaGCCTCTGCGCGGGGATGCGCGGCGCCTTCTACCTGCGCGGCCGCGAGTACCTGctgcagcccgccgccgccgcccccggccgcccccgcggagcCCACCTGCTGCGCCGCCGCGGgacccgccgccgcggcgccgcccgctgCGCCGTggccgagcgcggcgcggagccgccgccggcgggcgcggagcccgAGGAGCCCGCGGAGCTCGCAG aaagcagaagcagaaggaagaaaaggttcGTGTCCAGCCCACGCTACGTGGAGACCATGCTGGTTGCCGACCAGTCCATGGCCGAGTTCCACGGCAGTGGGCTCAAGCACTATCTCCTGACGCTGCTCTCGGTGGCGGCCAAGCTCTACAAGCATCCCAGCATTCGCAACTCCATCAGCCTGGTCGTAGTGAAAATCATGGTCATTTACGAGGAGCGGAAGGGGCCCGACATATCTTCCAACGCCGCCCTGACTTTGAGGAacttctgcagctggcagaagcagcacaaccCGCCCAGCGACCGGCACGCTGAGCACTACGACACAGCAATCCTCTTCACCAGACAG GACCTCTGCGGTGCCAAGACATGTGATACTCTTGGGATGGCTGATGTGGGAACAGTTTGTGATCTAAACCGCAGTTGCTCTATCATAGAAGACGATGGTTTGCAGGCTGCCTTTACAACAGCCCACGAGCTAG gccacGTGTTTAACATGCCTCATGATGATGCAAAGCAGTGTGCTAGTATTAATGGAATAAGCCGGGATTTCCACATGATGGCATCTATGCTTTCCAACCTGGATCGAAGCCAGCCTTGGTCTCCGTGTAGTGCCTACATGATTACAACATTTTTGGATAATGGTCATG GTGAGTGTTTATTGGACAAGCCCCACAAACCAATACAGCTTCCTTCTGACTTGCCTGGCACGTTGTATGATGCCAACAGGCAGTGCCAATTTACATTTGGAGATGAATCCAAACACTGCCCCGACACAGCCAGTACGTGTACGACCTTGTGGTGTACTGGCACTTCTGGAGGACTGCTTGTGTGCCAAACTAAACACTTCCCTTGGGCAGACGGCACCAGTTGTGGAGAGGGGAAATGGTGCATGAATGGCAAGTGTGTGAATAAAACTGAGAAGAAGCATTATGAT ACGCCGGTGCATGGCGGCTGGGGCTCATGGGGGCCCTGGGGCGAGTGCTCCCGGAGCTGTGGCGGTGGGGTGCAATACTCCTTCAGGGAGTGCGACAATCCCGTCCCCAGGAATGGAGGGAAGTACTGCGAAGGGAAGCGGGTACAATACAGATCGTGCAATATCGAGGACTGTCCGGATAACAATG GCAAAACCTTTAGAGAGGAGCAATGTGAAAAGCACAATGAGTTTTCCAAGTCTCCCTTTGGAAGTGGACCTGCAGTGGAATGGACACCAAAGTTTGCTGGTGTCTCTCCAAAGGACAGATGCAAGCTGGTCTGCCGAGCAAAGGGAACAggatatttctttgttttacagcCAAAG GTTGTGGACGGTACCCCGTGCAGCCCCGATTCCACCTCGGTCTGTGTCCAGGGGCAGTGCGTGAAGGCTGGCTGTGACCGGATGATAGGCTCCAGTAAGAAGTTTGACAAATGCGGTATCTGCGGTGGCAATGGATCCACTTGCAAGAAAGTCTCTGGCACGCTTGTTAGAGCAAA ACCCGGCTATCACGACGTGGTCACCATTCCGGCTGGAGCGACCAACATTGAGGTCAAGCAGCGAAACCACAGGGGTGCCAGACACGACGGCAGCTTCCTCGCTATTAAAGCTGCCGATGGCACGTACATCCTCAATGGCGATTACACCCTGTCGACGCTGGAGCAGGACATCACTTACAAAGGCAGCGTGCTGAGGTACAGCGGCTCCTCTGCCGCCCTGGAGAGGATCCGCAGCTTCAGTCCTCTGAAGGAGCCTCTGACCATCCAGGTCCTCACGGTCGGGGACCTGCCCCAGCCTAAGATCAAGTTCACCTATTTTGTAAAGAAGCCTGTGCAGCCTGGCTCCGAGAAGGCTCccagtaaaaagaaagagtCTTTTAATGCCATCCGGGAGATCATCTCGTCCGAGTGGGTCATCGAGGAGTGGGGCGAGTGCTCCAAGTCGTGCGGCTCCGGCTGGCAGCGGCGCTCAGTCGAGTGCCGGGACCTGCGGGGGCAGCCGGCCGCGGACTGCGCCAGGGAGCTGAAGCCCAGCGACGTCCGGCCCTGCGCGGACGTGCCTTGCCCGCAGTGGCAGCTGGGGGACTGGTCGCCTTGTTCCAAGACGTGTGGGAAAGGTTTCAAGAAGAGattgttaaaatgtatttcttacgATGGTAGCGTACTGCCGCAAGAAAGCTGTGAGCCTTCCAAGAAACCGAAACACCTAATAGACTTCTGTAATGTTACGGACTGCAGTTAA